From one Planococcus citri chromosome 3, ihPlaCitr1.1, whole genome shotgun sequence genomic stretch:
- the LOC135840774 gene encoding trafficking protein particle complex subunit 2-like protein, which translates to MAVAIAVLGKENSLKYFVCLNPELDLQFRYKMHTALDFIEEKLSSAGKPTNDVRELYLGQLYAAEDYKLYGYVTNTKIKFIIAVDPTNMLRDNEIRSMFRTLHNAYADAACCPFYVPGSMIKSPKFDKIVKGLMEEVV; encoded by the exons ATGGCCGTAGCAATCGCAGTGCTCGGGAAAGAG AATTCACTCAAGTATTTCGTTTGCTTGAATCCGGAATTGGATCTTCAATTTCGTTACAAAATGCACACAGCATTAGATTTCATCGAAGAAAAGCTATCCTCTGCTGGCAAGCCAACAAACGACGTTAGAGAACTATACTTAGGACAATTATATGCCGCAGAAGACTATAAATT ATATGGCTACGTAACGaataccaaaataaaattcataattgcTGTCGATCCCACGAATATGTTACGTGATAACGAAATCAGATCG ATGTTCAGAACTTTGCATAATGCATACGCTGATGCCGCTTGTTGTCCTTTCTACGTACCTGGAAGTATGATTAAATCTCC aaaatttgataaaattgtgaaagGTTTGATGGAAGAAGTCGTCTAA